Proteins found in one Brevibacillus brevis genomic segment:
- a CDS encoding AAA family ATPase, whose amino-acid sequence MMTENENDHLSPERQLTDAEKKLVWKKPITHRVSEEERRISKEIKRNWNRGEMKIANILLEGDAGSGKTQLAKALSANFGLPYTKVTCFADMDKSDIIGAILPVISSERLEKMEPAEQAVWKALYESDGLQSISEILMDALGITQERAALKMKQLLKRAAAENTDGEAIEYRFYPSEIVRAYQKGYLLEIQEPNVIRDAAVLMALNSALELDGSINLPTEIIRRHPDFIAVITTNRSYAGTRPLNEALRDRVQHTEKMDLPTKEIMIERVMAKTGFQDGKMLGILADVIMVLDRTARANAIKGVAGMRSFFYWADAIAAGASAKESLYHKVIYKITTDSEEIKLLEEALKNHGLLASLEEAETELKKKRKFDDAVEIRTWGDIDDTDFDKDNHREEKGIALKKSADSSSSRVSDDSTHMERSGLGEDGDPNYHQANPESMSEEAKQKERDFRKKLNRDAREVISDSIHKKVKLIVHRPDYDEENQQEYVCLCQGLMPIVQEIARKTLPYLEHEISSDFARNRYYGSKFQADSVAYRDYKYFAKKRPPTESPSLVVGLRVDESASMSAYGRLEAAKRAVIAVYEYCQLCHIPILIYGDTADVSRLEQMSIFAYADFNKADANDRFRLMRIHARSNNRDGMALRIMAERLAASPQKTKLLISISDGQPKAMDDYTGSYAVTDMKQTIQEYERKGVTFLAAAIGQDKDVISEIYGNERFLDITNLHEFPAKLVRIIARYL is encoded by the coding sequence ATGATGACCGAAAATGAAAACGATCATTTGTCACCCGAAAGACAGCTGACAGATGCAGAAAAAAAGCTCGTTTGGAAAAAGCCAATCACGCATAGGGTCAGTGAAGAAGAACGGCGCATTAGTAAAGAAATCAAACGCAACTGGAATCGCGGGGAAATGAAGATCGCCAATATATTGTTAGAAGGTGACGCCGGTTCTGGGAAAACACAACTAGCCAAAGCATTATCGGCTAATTTCGGGCTGCCGTATACGAAAGTGACTTGTTTTGCTGATATGGATAAATCGGATATTATTGGCGCTATATTGCCTGTCATTTCTTCTGAACGTCTCGAGAAAATGGAGCCTGCCGAGCAAGCGGTATGGAAAGCTTTATATGAAAGCGATGGGCTCCAAAGCATATCTGAAATTTTAATGGATGCACTGGGGATTACACAGGAACGGGCTGCCTTAAAGATGAAGCAATTACTGAAGCGTGCAGCAGCGGAAAACACCGATGGTGAAGCGATTGAGTACCGATTTTACCCTTCGGAGATCGTCAGAGCCTATCAAAAGGGTTACCTGCTGGAAATCCAGGAACCAAACGTTATTCGCGATGCTGCGGTGTTAATGGCATTAAACTCTGCCTTGGAGCTGGATGGCAGCATCAATCTTCCTACTGAGATCATACGCAGGCACCCAGACTTCATCGCGGTTATCACAACAAACCGCAGTTATGCGGGAACCAGACCGTTAAACGAAGCGCTGCGCGACAGGGTTCAGCATACGGAAAAGATGGACCTGCCGACTAAAGAAATCATGATCGAACGTGTAATGGCCAAAACCGGTTTTCAAGATGGCAAGATGTTGGGTATTTTAGCGGATGTGATTATGGTTTTAGACAGAACAGCGCGGGCCAATGCGATCAAGGGCGTGGCTGGAATGCGTTCCTTTTTCTACTGGGCAGATGCAATTGCCGCAGGAGCCTCCGCCAAAGAATCTCTTTATCATAAGGTCATCTACAAGATCACAACCGATTCGGAAGAAATAAAACTTCTGGAAGAAGCACTAAAAAATCATGGTTTGCTTGCCAGCCTGGAAGAAGCCGAGACTGAACTAAAAAAAAAACGAAAATTTGACGACGCCGTAGAGATCAGGACATGGGGAGATATAGACGATACGGATTTTGACAAGGACAACCATCGAGAGGAAAAAGGAATCGCCTTGAAAAAATCTGCCGATAGCAGCTCTTCCCGTGTCTCTGATGACTCTACCCATATGGAACGTTCAGGTTTGGGTGAAGATGGCGATCCCAACTATCATCAGGCAAATCCTGAATCCATGTCAGAGGAAGCGAAGCAAAAGGAACGAGATTTCCGTAAAAAGCTGAATCGAGATGCAAGAGAGGTCATTTCCGATTCGATTCATAAAAAAGTGAAGCTCATTGTTCACCGTCCAGACTACGATGAGGAAAACCAACAGGAATATGTTTGTCTTTGTCAGGGACTCATGCCGATTGTGCAAGAGATTGCGAGAAAGACACTTCCGTATCTGGAACATGAGATATCATCCGACTTTGCGAGAAATCGTTACTATGGCAGCAAATTTCAGGCAGACAGCGTTGCTTACAGGGATTACAAGTATTTTGCCAAGAAACGTCCTCCAACGGAATCCCCTTCTCTTGTGGTTGGTCTTAGGGTTGATGAATCCGCATCTATGTCAGCTTACGGGAGATTAGAAGCAGCAAAACGAGCAGTGATCGCGGTATATGAATATTGTCAGCTTTGTCATATCCCCATTTTGATCTACGGCGATACAGCGGATGTTTCCCGATTGGAGCAAATGTCGATCTTTGCCTATGCCGACTTTAATAAAGCGGATGCCAATGATCGCTTCAGATTAATGAGAATTCATGCCAGAAGCAATAATCGCGATGGCATGGCTCTTCGAATAATGGCGGAACGGTTAGCCGCTTCACCCCAAAAGACAAAACTGTTGATTAGCATAAGTGACGGCCAACCGAAAGCAATGGATGACTACACCGGAAGTTACGCTGTTACAGATATGAAACAGACCATCCAGGAATATGAACGAAAAGGAGTCACATTTCTTGCAGCCGCAATCGGTCAAGACAAGGATGTGATTAGTGAAATCTATGGGAATGAAAGATTTTTGGATATTACCAATTTACATGAGTTCCCTGCAAAATTAGTTCGGATAATCGCTCGGTATTTATGA
- a CDS encoding MFS transporter has translation MFSNVYVRTIVLSRVLLHLGIWIRNYAVLLFVSEMTNNNPVYVSLISVAEFAPIFLFGLIGGTFADRWRPKRTMVLSDLLSAVSVGAVLLALMNGGWMALLIGTFISASLSQFSQPSAMKLYKRHVPAEQLQGAMAMSQTLVAVFTVLGPVIGTFIFIQFGITVSLILTAVLFLGSSLILATLPRDAEEPKSEDAGGFIKELKAGLRYIGSNQSLRILCLTFFVVGLASGLTQPLQIFLVIENLGQDKQFLQWLVMTNGLAMLAGGAIIIGIAKKVRPQMLLMVGLLVSAVCTMVVGATTTIWLMIVLLVISGFFFPCIQSGIQTLIVRNTEGAFMGRVSGAITPVFMGMMVIGMFISGYLKETFSLVAVYVVSGVLIMIGAALLLPLLVEKGSKDVKDSVL, from the coding sequence ATGTTTTCCAATGTTTATGTTCGAACGATTGTCCTCTCCCGCGTGCTGCTGCATTTGGGGATTTGGATCCGGAATTATGCCGTTCTTCTTTTCGTTAGCGAAATGACGAATAATAATCCGGTTTATGTATCACTGATTTCGGTCGCGGAATTCGCACCCATTTTTTTATTCGGCCTGATTGGCGGAACTTTTGCTGACCGATGGCGACCGAAGCGGACAATGGTTTTGAGCGATCTGCTGTCTGCCGTGTCCGTCGGGGCTGTGCTGCTTGCACTTATGAATGGGGGATGGATGGCACTGCTCATCGGAACCTTTATTTCCGCCAGCTTGTCTCAGTTTTCTCAGCCCTCGGCCATGAAACTGTACAAGCGTCATGTGCCAGCTGAACAACTGCAGGGCGCGATGGCCATGTCCCAAACGCTTGTTGCTGTCTTTACGGTTTTAGGTCCGGTCATCGGCACGTTTATTTTCATCCAGTTTGGAATTACAGTCTCTCTGATTTTGACAGCCGTTTTGTTCCTGGGTTCTTCCCTGATATTAGCGACGCTTCCACGTGACGCGGAGGAACCGAAGTCTGAGGATGCTGGCGGCTTCATCAAGGAATTGAAGGCCGGACTGCGCTACATCGGGTCCAATCAATCCTTGCGAATTCTCTGTTTGACTTTCTTCGTTGTCGGATTGGCGTCAGGTCTGACACAGCCGCTTCAAATCTTCCTTGTCATCGAGAATTTGGGACAGGACAAACAATTTTTGCAGTGGTTGGTTATGACCAACGGGTTAGCCATGTTGGCAGGAGGAGCAATCATTATCGGGATAGCCAAAAAGGTAAGGCCACAGATGCTGCTCATGGTAGGCTTGCTTGTCTCTGCGGTTTGCACGATGGTAGTAGGGGCTACCACAACGATTTGGTTGATGATTGTTCTATTAGTGATCAGTGGTTTCTTTTTCCCTTGTATTCAAAGCGGAATCCAGACGCTGATTGTACGGAACACAGAAGGGGCATTTATGGGCCGGGTATCTGGTGCGATCACCCCTGTTTTTATGGGGATGATGGTGATTGGCATGTTTATCTCCGGCTATTTAAAGGAGACGTTCTCGCTGGTTGCGGTATATGTGGTGAGCGGGGTTTTGATTATGATCGGTGCTGCTTTGCTGTTGCCTCTTCTTGTTGAGAAAGGGAGCAAAGATGTGAAGGACTCCGTACTATGA
- a CDS encoding DUF6530 family protein, whose translation MKIPTTLNHKPVVVSDNYERVDGRLARNTDAKALSLGVAEGNSRRKVDLLAKVWRHTGEEWSKQSEELPLHRVLDMSILICRSLAHFRDAYRYEHYYDPQEPVIDRVALQGDAMNVAICTDNESLHEDIKLFSQALSNDGEMIGERLRTLSRLLKDMGY comes from the coding sequence ATGAAAATACCTACTACCTTGAACCATAAGCCTGTTGTGGTGTCGGATAACTATGAGCGCGTTGATGGCAGATTAGCCAGGAATACAGATGCGAAAGCACTTTCTCTGGGAGTGGCAGAGGGCAACTCCAGAAGGAAGGTCGATCTATTGGCCAAAGTATGGAGACACACGGGAGAAGAATGGTCAAAACAATCGGAGGAACTGCCTCTCCATCGCGTTCTGGACATGTCCATATTGATTTGTCGGTCTTTGGCCCATTTTCGCGACGCATACAGATATGAGCATTATTATGATCCGCAGGAGCCCGTCATTGACCGGGTTGCCCTGCAAGGGGATGCAATGAACGTAGCGATATGTACGGACAATGAGAGTCTTCATGAAGACATTAAGCTGTTCAGCCAAGCGCTGAGCAACGACGGTGAGATGATCGGCGAACGTCTGCGCACATTATCAAGACTATTAAAGGATATGGGGTATTGA
- a CDS encoding GIY-YIG nuclease family protein yields the protein MNREELKQQYKESETQAGVYQIKNTQNQKVWISATRNLKTMNGKLFTLKMGSHINKQLQQEWNEYGEEAFVFEVLEVLKKKEDGFFDEKDALKKLEQKWLDQLQPYGERGYHQEKKKEQ from the coding sequence ATGAATCGCGAAGAACTGAAACAACAGTATAAAGAGTCGGAAACGCAGGCAGGGGTGTATCAGATCAAAAACACCCAAAACCAAAAAGTATGGATCAGCGCCACCCGCAACCTCAAGACGATGAACGGAAAGCTGTTCACTCTCAAAATGGGTTCGCACATAAACAAACAGCTTCAACAGGAATGGAATGAATACGGAGAAGAGGCATTCGTCTTTGAAGTGTTGGAGGTTTTGAAAAAGAAGGAAGACGGATTCTTTGATGAAAAGGATGCCCTGAAGAAACTGGAACAAAAATGGCTCGACCAGCTCCAGCCATACGGAGAGCGCGGATACCACCAGGAAAAAAAGAAAGAACAGTAA
- a CDS encoding GNAT family N-acetyltransferase, whose amino-acid sequence MQNTRIEIVEALTESQLQMIKAMEQEAFGPYGAIDEWVLVPLARHGCVALFMEAEEARPVGVCQLLRDFRQPDKCYMYGYYIRADRKGMGYGFSFLNRLLEKLREDGFRQICLTVSPDNTGAVGLYQKAGFAVIETRIAEYGSGNDRYYMVKTL is encoded by the coding sequence ATGCAAAATACGCGCATAGAAATTGTCGAGGCATTGACAGAGAGCCAGCTTCAGATGATCAAGGCAATGGAGCAGGAGGCCTTTGGCCCATATGGAGCGATTGATGAATGGGTGCTCGTACCACTGGCGAGACATGGCTGCGTTGCACTTTTCATGGAAGCAGAGGAGGCACGTCCTGTTGGGGTGTGCCAGCTCTTGAGGGATTTTCGTCAGCCGGACAAGTGCTACATGTATGGGTATTACATCCGAGCAGATCGGAAAGGAATGGGTTATGGGTTCTCTTTCTTGAACCGATTGCTGGAGAAATTGCGTGAGGATGGGTTTCGTCAGATTTGCCTGACGGTAAGCCCAGATAATACTGGAGCAGTCGGACTCTATCAAAAAGCAGGCTTTGCGGTTATCGAGACACGGATAGCGGAATATGGAAGTGGAAACGATCGCTATTATATGGTGAAAACGCTATAG
- a CDS encoding mandelate racemase/muconate lactonizing enzyme family protein — MKITSVSVHAIRLPLKRPFIIAYASYEDMPSIIVKVETDNGLVGLGEAVPDQNVTGETWESTYTMLVQNLATVVIGENPFDIERIHEKMNQAVWGAPAAKAAIDIACYDLMGKAAGQPVYHFLGGKYHTTLSFPYVLSILEPEVMAAEARQAVADGYDTIKIKVGADLRTDIQRIRAVRQAVGPDVGLRVDANQGWENRANTLLVMKQIEDCHIDWMEQPVLADDLDALADIRRQTTIPIMVDEGLHGTKEMREVIAKKAADKVNIKLMKSGGIYPALKLVNQAEMAGMECQIGSMLESSIGSAAGAHLSLAKKNIISNELAGPTIISRDVAQLAIHGSQIVVTDQPGLGLVLDEAVLAGITDKSEQVIGAKRQPV, encoded by the coding sequence ATGAAAATAACATCTGTAAGCGTTCATGCCATCAGGTTGCCGCTAAAACGCCCATTTATTATCGCGTACGCCTCATATGAGGATATGCCGTCCATTATTGTAAAAGTGGAGACAGACAATGGTTTGGTCGGATTAGGCGAGGCGGTACCGGATCAAAATGTCACCGGAGAGACGTGGGAGTCTACCTATACGATGCTCGTTCAAAACCTGGCGACTGTTGTGATCGGTGAGAATCCATTTGATATCGAGAGAATCCACGAGAAGATGAACCAGGCTGTTTGGGGAGCCCCAGCAGCAAAAGCCGCCATCGATATCGCTTGCTACGATCTGATGGGCAAGGCTGCTGGTCAACCTGTTTATCATTTCTTGGGCGGAAAATATCACACGACTCTTTCCTTCCCCTATGTGTTAAGCATATTAGAGCCAGAGGTCATGGCAGCTGAAGCTAGGCAAGCAGTGGCAGATGGGTATGACACGATCAAAATAAAGGTGGGAGCTGATCTTCGGACAGATATCCAGCGAATCCGGGCTGTTCGGCAGGCGGTTGGCCCTGATGTAGGACTGCGGGTGGATGCCAACCAAGGTTGGGAGAACCGTGCGAACACCTTGCTTGTTATGAAACAGATTGAGGATTGTCACATTGATTGGATGGAGCAGCCTGTCTTGGCAGATGATCTCGATGCGCTGGCGGATATTCGCAGGCAAACGACCATTCCCATTATGGTAGACGAGGGATTGCACGGGACGAAGGAAATGCGGGAAGTCATCGCGAAGAAAGCTGCAGATAAAGTAAACATCAAACTGATGAAAAGTGGAGGGATTTATCCTGCTCTCAAATTGGTGAATCAGGCGGAAATGGCCGGGATGGAGTGTCAAATCGGTTCGATGCTGGAGTCCTCGATTGGCAGTGCAGCTGGTGCACATTTGTCACTGGCGAAAAAAAACATCATTTCCAACGAGTTGGCAGGACCTACGATCATTTCGCGGGATGTAGCTCAGCTTGCGATTCATGGAAGTCAAATAGTCGTGACAGATCAGCCGGGCTTAGGATTAGTGCTAGACGAAGCGGTGCTTGCCGGTATAACGGATAAGTCAGAGCAGGTCATCGGAGCGAAGCGGCAACCCGTATAG
- a CDS encoding serine hydrolase domain-containing protein: MTRQHSKEVEEMRQPGWLAEWGELVEKEMKEGRVPGFVMGVNLNGQSLFRKSFGYRDREKELEITPDTVMGLASVTKSFTCMAIMQLQEAKKLSVHDPVIKYLPEFRTPDRQKTEQMTIHHFMTHTTGIPPLPIDNLAIRNSMLDDMPDEDNPIHRYLKKEYQKPIYTFEELMEALALAEYELVGSPGELFSYSNDCYSLLGAVIARVSGKSYDEYVKEHILEPAAMKSSTFLLSDLPHLPDVTTIYHFKESNGVSEIYPDPNWEDGLLVAASGHLNSTVHDMLNYAEIFRTGGCVGKERILSEESVKQMIYPHVQNSYSRYYGYGLSIQPDYYGGTLIKHGGAIKGVAAHLAIVPERGITSMALANLVGSPVEKATLTALHALEGRPLNTPQYQFETYSVPLAQLGEYVGRYVSGEGMDIIVYVVEGVLMMIDKTSDAFGGKQLNYPLRPIGEHQFITDREGSELTVGFVKGEDGSVKAMSLYYRIIPRVAATEGSRI; the protein is encoded by the coding sequence ATGACAAGACAACATTCGAAAGAGGTGGAAGAAATGAGACAGCCAGGCTGGTTAGCAGAGTGGGGAGAACTGGTTGAAAAAGAAATGAAGGAAGGCAGAGTTCCGGGCTTCGTCATGGGTGTGAATTTGAATGGACAGAGCCTGTTTCGCAAGAGCTTTGGCTATCGTGATCGTGAAAAGGAACTCGAAATCACTCCTGATACCGTGATGGGTTTGGCCTCCGTTACGAAGTCCTTTACATGCATGGCGATCATGCAGCTACAGGAAGCGAAGAAGCTCTCTGTTCATGATCCGGTGATCAAATACCTACCCGAATTTCGTACCCCGGATCGTCAAAAAACGGAGCAGATGACGATCCACCATTTTATGACGCACACGACGGGCATACCGCCTCTGCCGATTGATAATCTGGCAATTCGCAACTCCATGCTCGATGACATGCCTGACGAGGATAACCCGATTCACCGGTACTTGAAAAAGGAGTACCAGAAACCGATCTACACATTCGAAGAGCTAATGGAAGCTCTTGCCCTGGCGGAATATGAGCTGGTGGGCTCTCCAGGGGAATTGTTCAGCTATTCGAATGATTGCTACTCTCTCTTGGGAGCGGTCATAGCCAGAGTGAGTGGGAAGTCGTATGACGAGTATGTCAAAGAGCATATTTTGGAACCAGCAGCCATGAAGAGCAGCACCTTTCTTCTGAGCGATCTGCCACACCTGCCGGATGTAACGACCATCTATCATTTCAAAGAGAGCAATGGCGTATCCGAGATTTACCCTGATCCCAATTGGGAGGATGGGCTACTCGTAGCGGCATCGGGGCATTTGAATTCAACCGTGCATGACATGTTGAACTACGCTGAAATTTTTCGTACAGGCGGATGTGTGGGCAAGGAACGGATTTTATCGGAGGAGAGCGTCAAACAAATGATTTACCCGCATGTCCAGAACAGCTACAGCAGGTACTACGGGTATGGCTTATCCATTCAACCCGACTACTATGGGGGTACCTTGATCAAGCACGGTGGAGCAATCAAAGGTGTCGCCGCCCATCTAGCGATTGTTCCGGAGCGGGGTATTACATCCATGGCTTTGGCCAATTTGGTCGGAAGCCCCGTCGAAAAAGCCACTCTGACTGCACTGCATGCCTTAGAAGGGCGTCCATTGAATACGCCGCAGTACCAATTCGAGACATACAGCGTCCCTCTTGCCCAGTTAGGAGAGTATGTCGGTCGATACGTCAGTGGGGAAGGAATGGATATCATCGTATATGTGGTAGAGGGTGTCCTGATGATGATAGATAAGACATCGGATGCGTTTGGTGGAAAACAACTGAACTATCCATTGCGACCAATTGGAGAGCATCAATTTATTACCGATAGAGAGGGAAGCGAGCTGACAGTTGGCTTTGTAAAAGGCGAAGACGGCTCTGTAAAAGCCATGTCCCTTTATTATCGAATTATTCCACGAGTAGCAGCTACGGAGGGTAGTCGAATATGA
- a CDS encoding ABC transporter substrate-binding protein encodes MLSEQLKSQIRIVLLMGVLVFSIVGCSSAPTPATDEKQANQPAKVSQPKKGGTITMGYQMEPDTLDPQKTSLPAGNFVGGMLGGALLILDPFTLELKPHLAESYTISDDGKTVTFKLRPGVKFHDGTPLTAEVFKQSYERALDPKTASPVTGPDVSSIKSISAPDDSTLIFHLDKPSASLLSNLSYGGYQQPISIEARNKYGNELGRNPVGVGPWKFESWKTGESITLVRNDEYKWAAPFALNQGPVRPDKFVLKFIQDDQTMMAALDSGTIDIATVPPKNAKKYKDHKDFTVLEGMQPTEYFIGMNLENKALQDVRVRKALNLAINKDALIIADLQGEGVPVYGPIPPTMIGYDAAVEQYGYKYNADQARQLLEEAGWKPNAQGIREKNGETLSLTMLIEDSNPGHQLVQSMFKDIGVELHIQKYESATALEQALKGEFDLFSTSHGSVDPDILHLLLHSSQIGGLNFFRLSDQQLDSLLNKGRTTTDQVLRQQVFADIQKRIVEQAYWIPLYSAKTFVVVSNRIQGVKPNPLASLIIQDMWVNE; translated from the coding sequence ATGCTATCAGAACAGTTAAAGAGCCAAATTCGCATCGTTTTACTCATGGGAGTACTCGTCTTTTCCATCGTTGGCTGTAGCTCTGCTCCCACTCCGGCTACAGATGAGAAGCAAGCAAATCAACCAGCAAAAGTCTCCCAGCCCAAAAAGGGTGGGACGATCACCATGGGCTACCAGATGGAGCCAGATACGCTGGACCCACAAAAGACGTCGTTGCCAGCGGGAAATTTTGTTGGGGGCATGTTGGGGGGAGCTTTGCTGATCCTCGATCCTTTTACGCTGGAGTTGAAGCCGCATCTGGCTGAATCGTATACAATCTCGGACGACGGCAAGACCGTGACGTTCAAGTTGCGTCCTGGCGTGAAGTTCCATGATGGAACACCGCTCACTGCGGAAGTTTTTAAGCAAAGCTATGAACGTGCTCTCGATCCGAAAACAGCCTCGCCGGTTACGGGACCGGATGTATCTTCGATCAAATCTATTTCAGCTCCTGATGACTCCACATTGATCTTTCATTTAGATAAGCCCTCTGCTTCATTACTTTCTAACTTGTCATATGGCGGCTACCAGCAACCCATTTCCATAGAGGCACGGAATAAATACGGAAATGAGCTGGGGCGCAATCCTGTCGGGGTAGGTCCGTGGAAATTCGAGAGCTGGAAAACAGGCGAATCAATCACACTGGTACGAAACGACGAGTATAAGTGGGCAGCTCCTTTTGCTCTGAATCAAGGACCTGTGAGACCCGACAAGTTCGTTCTGAAATTTATTCAAGACGACCAGACCATGATGGCTGCTCTCGACAGTGGGACGATTGATATTGCCACTGTACCCCCGAAAAATGCGAAGAAATACAAGGATCACAAAGATTTTACGGTGTTGGAAGGAATGCAGCCTACAGAGTACTTTATTGGGATGAATTTGGAAAATAAAGCGTTGCAAGATGTCCGCGTGAGAAAGGCACTGAACCTGGCGATCAACAAAGACGCATTGATCATAGCGGATTTGCAAGGAGAGGGGGTGCCTGTCTACGGACCGATCCCGCCAACGATGATCGGATACGATGCGGCAGTAGAGCAGTACGGCTACAAGTACAATGCTGATCAAGCCAGACAACTGCTGGAAGAGGCAGGATGGAAGCCAAACGCGCAAGGGATAAGGGAAAAGAATGGGGAAACGCTCAGCCTGACGATGCTCATCGAAGATTCAAATCCTGGGCATCAGCTGGTGCAAAGCATGTTCAAAGACATTGGCGTCGAATTGCATATCCAAAAGTATGAATCTGCGACAGCTCTTGAACAGGCACTGAAGGGCGAGTTCGATTTGTTCTCAACGAGTCATGGCAGCGTCGATCCAGATATTTTGCACTTGCTACTGCATTCGAGTCAGATCGGGGGCTTAAATTTCTTTCGCCTCAGTGATCAACAGCTCGATAGCCTGCTAAATAAAGGACGAACGACAACAGATCAAGTACTGCGACAGCAGGTTTTTGCGGACATTCAAAAAAGAATCGTGGAACAGGCCTATTGGATTCCGCTCTATTCTGCAAAAACATTCGTGGTCGTCAGTAACCGGATTCAAGGCGTCAAGCCAAATCCATTAGCATCTTTGATTATTCAGGACATGTGGGTGAACGAGTAG
- a CDS encoding HTH domain-containing protein codes for MTITIAVISSEEFLPRILKHTQSIDYIQLTSYTYQNPKESVALLDQIHDCDVLLFAGPLPYFFAKEKVEQKKLPAVYIPIDEYTISLSLFHTLLNVPGGLDRISIDLPKAEYIEKVADELGIIFTPWYVKDYSEIIEEGGTKFDVEEIIQFHKELWEQKQSHFALTGVDYVYRQLREMNIPSASLVSPDKNIRDAVNQAIAYGQLKISKNSQIAVGIAAIQQNDGPPVETQWQDATIILLQELLELVKETDASIQKLGLDQFIIYGTRGSIEQMIEFGKIMQVVGNVDLLAKVTVAIGFGFGLTAKEAEANARIAIYHAQKTKESSAYLVTDEKEVIGPLNTESKSFQLKSENKEVLEIAEKTGASVATITKIMQYVKLRRDNRFTASDLAEYLQISRRSSERTLKKLIEHQVVEIVGEEQPYQQGRPRAVYRLNHP; via the coding sequence TTGACCATTACGATAGCGGTAATCTCTTCGGAAGAATTTTTGCCAAGGATCTTGAAGCATACCCAATCCATCGATTACATTCAACTGACCTCGTATACATACCAGAATCCAAAAGAGAGCGTTGCGTTGCTTGATCAAATCCATGACTGCGACGTGCTGCTTTTTGCTGGCCCACTTCCTTATTTTTTTGCCAAGGAAAAGGTAGAGCAAAAGAAGCTGCCTGCTGTGTACATCCCGATCGATGAATATACCATTTCCCTCTCTTTGTTTCATACCTTGCTGAACGTACCAGGAGGACTGGACCGCATCTCGATAGATTTGCCAAAAGCGGAGTATATTGAGAAGGTCGCTGATGAATTGGGCATTATTTTTACGCCTTGGTATGTAAAAGACTACAGTGAGATTATCGAAGAAGGCGGGACGAAATTTGACGTAGAGGAGATTATTCAGTTCCACAAGGAGCTTTGGGAACAGAAACAGAGTCATTTTGCTTTAACTGGCGTTGATTACGTATATCGTCAATTGCGTGAGATGAACATTCCTTCCGCATCGCTCGTCAGTCCCGATAAAAATATTCGCGATGCCGTCAATCAAGCCATTGCTTATGGTCAATTGAAAATTAGCAAAAACTCGCAAATCGCCGTGGGAATTGCAGCGATCCAGCAAAATGATGGCCCGCCAGTAGAAACACAATGGCAGGATGCGACGATTATTTTGCTGCAAGAGCTGCTGGAGCTAGTCAAAGAGACGGACGCTTCCATTCAAAAATTGGGACTGGATCAATTCATCATCTATGGTACGAGAGGCAGCATCGAGCAAATGATTGAATTCGGGAAGATCATGCAAGTAGTGGGCAATGTCGACCTGCTTGCCAAAGTGACGGTTGCTATCGGGTTTGGTTTTGGCCTAACCGCGAAAGAGGCTGAGGCCAACGCGCGCATTGCGATTTATCATGCCCAGAAAACAAAGGAAAGCAGTGCGTATCTGGTGACGGATGAAAAAGAAGTGATTGGGCCGTTGAACACCGAATCGAAGAGCTTCCAATTAAAAAGCGAGAACAAGGAAGTGCTGGAGATCGCGGAGAAGACTGGCGCAAGTGTCGCTACTATCACGAAAATCATGCAGTATGTCAAGCTTCGCCGCGATAACCGCTTCACCGCTTCCGATTTAGCCGAGTACCTCCAGATCAGTCGCCGCAGCTCAGAAAGAACCTTGAAAAAGCTGATCGAGCATCAGGTCGTAGAGATCGTCGGAGAAGAACAGCCGTATCAGCAAGGACGCCCGCGGGCTGTGTATCGCCTTAATCATCCATGA